The genomic DNA GTCGTTCGCGGTGCCCAGCCTGTGGGTGCGCGGGCTGCGGGCGGCGGCCTGGCAGCATTTGCACCGCCTGCGCGCCGACTCGGTGCGGCTCACTACCCCCCGCCTCACCTTCGAGCCGCCCGCGCAGGCCCCGCCGCCGGTCTGGAAGCTGCTGAAGCCGCTGTTTGACCAAGCCGATGTGCGGCAGCTGGCCATCGGCGACGGCTACCTGGCCGTGGGGGGCGTGGCTGAAAAGCCGGCGGTGCGGCACCTGTTTGGGGTGGCGCGCGGGCTGCGCATCGACTCGGCGGCGGCCCAGCCGGGCGCGAAACGCGTGCTCTACGCCCGCGGCTGGACGGGCCGCACCGGGCGCATTACGGCCACGTTTCAGCCGCCGGTGTACCTGGCCAGCATCGAGCACGCGCTGCTGAACACGGACGAAAAAACGCTGCGCCTCACGGGGCTGGCGCTGCGGCCCACGCTGTCGGCGGCGCAGCTCAACCGCCGCAGCGGCTACCAGACTACCCTGCTGCGCGTACTTATGCCGGAATTGCGGGCGGAGGGCTTCGATTTTTACCGGCTTTCCGACGACAGCCACCTCCAGATTGCGCGCGTGGTGGCCGAGCGGCCCTACCTCGCCACCCACAGCGACGGCCGCGGGCCCATCAATAAGAGCCCCTCTATCATTACCCCCGAGAATATGCGCAGCCTGCGCGCCCACCTTGACGTGCGCCAACTCGATGTGCGCGGCGGCACCATCGCGGCCGTGTACCGCGGCCCCCGCACGCCGCTGCCGGGCACGTTTACGCTTAACCGCCTGAATATTACGCTGCGCAACGTCAGCAACGACCCGCGCCGCATGAGCCTGGCCCACCCCCTCACCGGCGAGGCCACGGGCTACTTACAAAACCAGTCCCGCGCCGAAATTCACCTCACCACTTCGCTGCTCGACCCGCAGGGCCGCCAGCACCTGTGGGGCACGTTTGGGCCGGCACCGCTCAGCCTGCTCAACTCCATTACTACCCCTACCCGCCTCATTACTTTCAAAAGCGGCCAGGTCCAGCGCATCACTTTTGATGAGCGCCTCGACCGCCAGCGCGTCAGTGGGCCTATCCAGGCCACTTATACCGATTTGAAAATCAATTACCTGGGTTATAAAGATGGCCAGGTGAAGAAGACATTTCTCAACCGCGTCAAGAGCGGGCTGGTCAACGGCCTAGTCATTCGTGACCAGAATCCGCGGCCCGGCGGGCGCTTCGTGGTGGGCCAGATGGCTTCGCGGCGCGAGCTGCAGTTTTCGACCTTCACGGCGTGGCGGCAGGGGCTGCTGTGCGGGCTGCTGCAAAGCGTGGGCGTGCCCGACAAGCTGGCCCAGCAGTTCAGCCAGTCATCGGACCCCACGCCCCTACCCCCCCCCGACGCGCGCTAGCTCTTGAGTCTGAATATTTTGGGGAAATGGCTTTCCATCAGGCTGCACTGGCGCGCGCGGGCCTAATCGTCGTCGTCTTTGCGCTTAGGGGTAAGCTGCAAAAACGCGCCGCGCCGGGGCGCGGGCATGGTCGAATTTTCGCCCTTCACCGACTTCCAGACTACCTCGTTCAGGTCTAAATCGGGCACGGCATCTTCGTGGGCGAAGTCGAATTTGGCCGAGCGCTCGGCGCTGTGGTTCCAGGCGGTGTTGCGGGTGTCGAGCGGAATCTGGTTGGGCTTGGCTTCGTACTTCGCCAGGTTGGGCGTGGCCTGAAACACGCCGAACAGCGGCCGGGCGGCGGCATCGTACTGGCTCATGGGGGGTAGGCCGAGCAGCAGTTCCATCGTGCGCATCACGCCGGCCGTGGTGTAGAGCGTGTGGTCCACGAAATTGTGGCGCACGTGGGGGCCGATGACATAGGCCGGCGAGCGGTGGGCGTCGATGTGGTCGGAGCCGTTCTGGGCGTCGTCTTCGAGCACGAAAACCACCGACTCGCCCCAGATGCTGCTCTGGGCCAGGTGCTCCACGAGGCGGCCCAGGGCCAGGTCGTTGTCGGCCACGGCGGCCGTGGGCCGCACCTTACCCAGGCGCTGACCGCTGGTGTGGTCGTTGCTGAGGCGGATGGTGCTGAACTGCGGCACCGCGTTTTTAGCGAGCAAAGAGTCAAAATCCTGCGCCCAGACGCGCTCACGCTCCTGGTCCGTCACGTCCATATTGAAGCCCGGCGATTTCGGGCAGACGTGCCCGCGCAGCGACTTAAGGGGCGTTTTGCCATCTTCCGCAAACTCGCCGTAGGTGCGGTACGTGAGGCCCGCGCGCTGGCAGTAGTCCCAGATGAAGCCGTCGCGGGGGTAGGCGATTTTGCGGGTGCCCTCAAAGTCGTAGGTGCCGCCGCGCCCGCCGTAGCTGATGGGCCACGACTTCTCCACGTAGTCGGTGGCGTAGGCGGCGGTGCTCCAGTTGTGGCCGTCGGCGCTCACCTCGGCGTTCACGTAAAAATTATCGAGCAACACAAACTCGCGGGCCAGCGCGTGGTGGTTGGGCGTCACTTTCTGGCCAAAAATGCACAGCGCCGTGTCGCCCTCGCCCTCGCGCACATCGCCCATAATCTGGTCGTAGGTGCGGTTTTCCTTGATGATGTAGAAGACGTGCTTGATGGGCGACTTGTCGCCTACCCGGCGCGGCACGGGGTTGCCGGCCTCGCCCAGCGCCAGTTTTTCGCGGGCGGGCGTGAAGGGCGTATTGTCATACACCTGCCGGGTATAGGCCTTAAGGCGCGCCGCGTCGGGACTCGGAATAAAGAGCAGCGTGCCCTTAAACAGGCTGCCGATGTACTGCACCTCGCGCTGCTCAGCGCTGCCCAGCTGGTAGCCGCTGTCGTCTTTTTTGCGCAAGGGCTGCGGGCCGTTGGGATTGGCCAGGCTGGTGAGGCCTTTGCCGCTGGCCACCAGTATTTTACTGCCCTGCACGCGCACGCAGGTGGGGTACCAGCCCGTGGGGATAAAGCCCCGGCTGGCGCTGTGGCCGGGCTGGCGCACGTCGAACACGGCCAGGCAGTTGTTGTCGGCGTTGGCGATGTAGAGCGTCTTTTGGTCGGCCGACAGGGCCAGGCCGTTGGTGGTGGAGCCGGTGAGGCGCGTGGGGTAGAGCGAGGTGGAGATGGTTTCGAGCACCTTCCAGGCCTTCGCGTCGATGACTGACACGGAGTTGTCGTTGGCATTGGCCACGAACAGATAGCGGCCGTCGCGGCGCTGAATCACCTCGTTGGGGTGGCTGCCGGTGGGTAGGCCGGGGCGCAGGCGGCCGGTGGCGCGGTCGTAGGCCAGCAGCTTATCGCCGCCCCAGAGCGTGATATACACCACCTTGCCATCGGCCGACAACAGGCAGCCGTAGGCTTCGGCGCCCAGCTTCACCTTGCTCAGCGTGCGCTTGCTTTTGAGGTCCACGACGTAGAGCGCGCTGTCCTCCTTGGTCACGGTGTAGAGGCGCTGGCCGGCCGCGTCCACGGCCAGGCCGGTGGGGCTGATTTTGGCCTTGGGCCAGGGCCGGCCGAGGCGCAGCGTATCGGGCGCGCCGAGCTTGCGCCCGGCCGTGGGATAGGCCAGAATAATATTGTCGTTGCCGCCCGAGGCGTAGAGCCGCTCGCCCTTCGCATCGAAAGCCAGCCCGTACCACGCCTTGCCGATGGGCCGCTCGTCGAGCAGCTTTTCGGTGCCGGGGTCAATAAGCTGAATGCTCTGCTTGCCCTGCCCGTTGTTGGTGACGGCCAGCATGTTGCCGCCCGGCGCGAGCTGCATATTCAGCGGCAGGTCGCCGAGCGGCAGCGGCCGGCCGGCCGGCGTGAGGCTCCAGCCATTCGGCAGCAGGATTTTCGCCGCCTGCGGGTCGTTGGTAGGGCGTTGGGCGTGGGCCGTGCCGGTGAGCAGGGCCAGGGCCGCCACGGCGGAAAGCAAGCGTTTCATACGTATTCGGAGTAAAATCAGAACGCGGCAAAGGTCGGGCGGGCGCGCGGCTTTGGTGTTACGCGGAAGTTACGAAGCAGGAGACACCTTGCGGGTGCCTCCCATACCTCTCGCTAAAAGAGTGGAAGACGCTGAACTGCTGTTACGCCCTCCACGTCAACCTCACCCCCTAGCCCCCTCTCCTGCGGAGAGGGGGAACTAGCTCTAGCTCTAATTTCAACTTAACTATTTGATTTACAGTCTAAAAATAAACTAGAGCTAGTTCCCCCTCTCCGCAGGAGAGGGGGCTAGGGGGTGAGGTTAACGCGAGAACGACCTACCGCACCACGTCATCCCCCAAAAAACCCATTCCCGGCATCCCAATAGGCGCGCCGGGCGGCTGGTCCAGCGCCGGGGCGGGCGTGAATTTGTTGGGGTCGTCCTCGAACTTTCTGATTTGCGATAAGCCGAAGAGCAGGTTGGCTTTTTGGCGGGGCTCGGCGGTGGGTAAGCGGGTGGTCATCCACTGCTTGAGCTGGTCCAGTTCGAGCAGGCTTTCACCGCGCACGCTCTCCGAAAGGTCGGGGGTAGCGGCCAGCCGGAGCAGCGATTTCAGGGTGAGATTATTCACGACTACCTGAATTTCACCGGGGTAGCCGGCGGCCAGCGGCGTTTTCCAGGTTTGGGCTAACACCTTATCCACCACCGGCATAAAGCCCGGCTGCTGGGCGTCGCGGGCGTGGTACTCAATGAGGCGCGCTGCCCGCTCGGCGTTCAGCAGGGCCGCCAGGGTAGGCGCGGCGGCGGCCTCGGCGGCGGCTAGCGGGTCGAAGGAGATGCCGGTGTGGCTGTCGAAATCCTCCATCGTGCTGGCGTAGCCGGCGGGGTGAGGCGGGAGTTGGGTGAGCAGCTTTTCGGGCAGCGCCAGGGCGGCGGGGGTGATGGTGGCCAGCAGCGCATTCAGGGCGCGCCACTGGTCGGCGGGGGGCACCAGGCGGGTCGGCACCTGGCCGTCATCCTTCACGGCGGGCGTGAAGTAGAGGCCGCCCAGGGTTTTGGCGGTGGCGGCCACCTGGTAGCGGTGCAGCAGGTATATCGGCACCAGCACTTCCTCCAGGGTGGCGAGGGGCGCGCCGGGCGGCACGGCATTAGCCGAGAACGTGTCGAGCACGTGCCGCCGCACGGCCATCAGCTGCGTAAGCTGGGCCACGGGGTCGGCGCCATCGTCCCACTGGCTCGACAGCGGGTGTAGCGCGATGGTGGGGTCGTAGGCAAACAGGTGGCCCTGCGCCAGCGTTTCGCGCATAATGGCCGCCAAGCCAGCCGCTTCGCTAGTGCCCTTCGGGAAGTCCTGGTAGCCCCACAAAATGGCCCGCTTGTCCCAGCTGCCGATGCCGGCGGCGTAGGCCTGCGACACATCCACGGTGCCATCGGGCTTCAGCGTGATGCGCGGGAAGGGGTAGTCCATCACGGAGGTGCGGCCGCGGACGCTAGCAGCGAAGTTGTGGTAAAGCCCCAGCGTGTGGCCGATTTCGTGGGCCGAAAGCTGCCGGATGCGGGCCAGCGCCATTTCCTCCATCGCCTTGGGCACCGGCTGGCCCGGTTTGTAGGGCTGAAGCAGGCCCTCGGCCAGCAGGTAGTCCTGGCGGTGGCGGTCCGAGCCCAGCGTCACTACCCCCTTAATAATCTCGCCAGTGCGCGGGTCGATGTACGACGAGCCGTAGGAAAACGCCCGTGGGTTGCCAGCGCGGGCCACCCAGTTTACCACGTTGTAGCGAATGTCCATCGGGTCAGCCCCCTCCGGCAGCTCCTTTACCACAAACGCATTGCGGTAGCCAGCCGCCTCAAACGCCTGGTTCCACCAGCCGCCGCCCTCGATGAGGGCCCGTTTGATGTCGGGCGGCGCGCCCCGGTCCACGTAGTACACAATGGGCTCGACGGGGTCGCTGATTTTGGCACCGGGGTTTTTCTTGGCCAAGCGGTGCCGCCGGATGGAGCGTTGCGTCAGCGACTCGGTCATGGGGGCCGAAAAATCAAGGTAGGTGAAGGGATTGAAGCCGGCGCGCGGGTCAAAAGGCCGCATTTCGAAGCCGGGCAGGGGCAGCTCCACCAGCGACTGATGCATCCGCACGGTCACGGCATTGGGGTCGGGCGCGAGGCCGGCGCTGCCCTGGCCAAAGTCGAGCCCCCCCGCACCAGGCCCGCCCACGAAGGTGATAAGCGCCTCAAACTCGGTGTTTTTTGGAAAATTCCTGGTGCCATTCGGGTCCACCAGCGAGCGGGTTTCGTCGAAGCGGTAGGGGGTAGGCGGCGGCCCGCCCGCCCCGCTGCGCAGCCCCGCGAAGCTGCGCCGACCCAGCTGGTCGGTCAGCTTCTGGCTGTCGCGCACCAGAAAGGGCGTGAGGTCGAGCAGCACCTTATTGCCTTCCACGGCCACCGGCACGAAGCCCCAGATGACGGACTTGGCAAAGGCGCTTTCCACCGCGCGCTGCTCGTCGGGGTTTTTGCCGGTGGCGCGGTAGCTTAGGTTGGGCTCCAGCAGCAGCACCTTTGGCCCCATTTTCACAAACCGAACCAGGCTGGCGGCCGCCGCGCCGCGCTCCGGCCCGCCCAGCCCTACCCCATCGGTGAGGGAGCTGAAGTAGAGAAAGTCCTGGTCAAAGCGCTCGACCTCCAGGTATATTTTGCCCGTCTTCTCGTCGTAATAAAACGGAAAATAGCCGTCGAATTTCTTCAGCCCCTGCGTAATAGCGCTGAGCGAGGTGGCCACCGGCCTGACTTCGGCGCGGGGGGTAGGGGCCGCGCCGGGCGCGGTGGTTTGGGCGGCGGCCAGCTGGCTGGCCGCCAGCAGCGCCACCAACGCAAGGGAGAGGTGCTTCATGCGGAGAGTATCAGGGTTTAGCTGCCGCAGTATAGCACCTAAATCAGATTCTGTCTGCTTTTTCGAAGAAGTCCTGGTGGTTGGCAGCAGTAGGATGCCCGAAAACACCAAAATTCGGCACTGCTGGCGCAGGCCGGGTAGTGCAATGCCAGGCCGCGCGCGGCTAGCGGCGGCTGCGGCGGCCTTTGGCTCGGCTGCCGGGGGTAGGCAGCAGCGTCACGTTCAGGGGCTGGGCGTCGCGGCTCACAGCCGTTTCGTCCTCATAGCCGCCGTAGCCCACTACGAAGGTATTTTCGCCGGTGGGCACTTCGAGCGAGTAGCTGCCATTGGCGTCGGTGCTGGTGCCTTTGGTGCTGCCGCGCAGCATCACGGTAGCCCCGATGAGGGGGTGGCCGCTCTCGTCGAGCACCCGGCCGGCCTGGGTGCGGGTGGTGGGCGCGGCGGGCACCGGCTCGGGGGCTGGGGCTGCGGCAGCGGGCGCTTCACTAGGGGCCGGTTCGGCTTCCGCTACGGGCAGCGAAGCCACCCGCAACTTGGCAGGGCCTACTTTGGGTTTGCTTACCACCGGAATAGCTACCGGCGCGGACGCTTCGGGGCTAGCAGCAGCGGCTGGGGTAGCCGCCACCACGGGCGCGGTGGCAAGGATAGGCGTGGCGGCCGGCGGGGCGGCGGTGGCTTCCGGCGTGTGGCTGCAACCGGCCAGCGCGGCCACGAGCAGCAGCCCGGCAAGGCCCCGAGCGATAGGTAAAGGAATGGCGGCGGGCGGCGGAGCAGTAGCCAGCAGTTTGCGGAGCGTAGAAAGGGAATTCATAAGAATACTTGGAAAACAGCGCAGCAAGATAAGCGGCTATCGCCTAAGCGCCAAGCGTCCTACCCCCCATACGCGAAATAGCCTCCCGGCCACCGGCCCAAGGGCAGTGGCCGGGAGGCTACTAATAGCCAATAGGGCGTGCTTAGTTGCTGGTTTCGTCCTGGGGCTTGCGGGCGGGGCCGCTGGTGTGGTCGTCGCCGAGCTTCTGGTCGTGCATCCGAATGCCTTCGCCCAGCTCATAGCTGCCCTCTTCGGTGAAGCCGGGTCCCTGGGCCTGCTCGCCGGCGGTGCTGTGGTTGTTGCCGCCCTGGGGCTCGGTTTCGGAGCCGCCGATGTGCAGGTTTTCGAGCTGGTCTTTCTGGTCGCTGCGCTGCGTGTAGCCGTTGGCACCTACGTTGCGGTGGGCGCTGGCGTCGTCGCTGCGCTTGTTGTTGCTCTGGTCTTCCTGGTAGTCGCGCTGCTTGGCCAGCTCCTCGTTGTGGCCGGCCGGAATGCTGTTGGTCGGGTTCTGGTTGGGCGCGTCAACCTGCTGGCCCGGCTTTTTGGGCGTGGTGCCGTCTTCTTCGAATAACTCGTCGCTGAGAATCATGTGGGAGGGTTTACGTAGTTACTAGTTTAGGGTGTAGCCTGCCCGGTGTACGCGCCCCCCAGCCCGAAGTTTGGCCCGCAGCCGCCGGCCTGGCTTTTTCTTTGTCTTTTGATTCACCTCTCCCCTACCCCTATGGATTTCGCCAAGCTCTACCGCCCCACCCTGTTCAACTCCTGGCAGTTCATCGCCTTCGTGGGCTTGCTGATGAGCGGCGGGGCCGAAGTGCTGCTGCGCTACGTGGTGCGGCGGCCGCTGCCGGCCGGCTACGGCTGGCTCTACGTGTGCTGGGTGGCGCTGTTTGTGGTGGGCGCGCTCGTCAACCTATTTGGCAAGCCTACCCCGCCCGGCCACCATCACCACCATTAATACGGCTGTTGCCGGTCCTTAATTACTCACTCAGCAGCGGCCGGATGTGGGGGTTGGCCGGGATAATCACGGGCTTCGTCTCTTTTCGGC from Hymenobacter psoromatis includes the following:
- a CDS encoding peptidase, which codes for MKHLSLALVALLAASQLAAAQTTAPGAAPTPRAEVRPVATSLSAITQGLKKFDGYFPFYYDEKTGKIYLEVERFDQDFLYFSSLTDGVGLGGPERGAAAASLVRFVKMGPKVLLLEPNLSYRATGKNPDEQRAVESAFAKSVIWGFVPVAVEGNKVLLDLTPFLVRDSQKLTDQLGRRSFAGLRSGAGGPPPTPYRFDETRSLVDPNGTRNFPKNTEFEALITFVGGPGAGGLDFGQGSAGLAPDPNAVTVRMHQSLVELPLPGFEMRPFDPRAGFNPFTYLDFSAPMTESLTQRSIRRHRLAKKNPGAKISDPVEPIVYYVDRGAPPDIKRALIEGGGWWNQAFEAAGYRNAFVVKELPEGADPMDIRYNVVNWVARAGNPRAFSYGSSYIDPRTGEIIKGVVTLGSDRHRQDYLLAEGLLQPYKPGQPVPKAMEEMALARIRQLSAHEIGHTLGLYHNFAASVRGRTSVMDYPFPRITLKPDGTVDVSQAYAAGIGSWDKRAILWGYQDFPKGTSEAAGLAAIMRETLAQGHLFAYDPTIALHPLSSQWDDGADPVAQLTQLMAVRRHVLDTFSANAVPPGAPLATLEEVLVPIYLLHRYQVAATAKTLGGLYFTPAVKDDGQVPTRLVPPADQWRALNALLATITPAALALPEKLLTQLPPHPAGYASTMEDFDSHTGISFDPLAAAEAAAAPTLAALLNAERAARLIEYHARDAQQPGFMPVVDKVLAQTWKTPLAAGYPGEIQVVVNNLTLKSLLRLAATPDLSESVRGESLLELDQLKQWMTTRLPTAEPRQKANLLFGLSQIRKFEDDPNKFTPAPALDQPPGAPIGMPGMGFLGDDVVR